TCCTCATGCTCATCAACTCAGGAGCAGCGCTCTTTCTATAATACAACATGATTCAGCTTAAGGCATCAGAACAACTTCATCCTTACAAGTGCTTTGATGTCCGGTAGAAACATGGCAATCATTCAGGATGGCGCTTTCCATCAACAATAAGCATGACAATACCGTCGTCGTGTTATAACCCTCCCGATATGACAGCCAAACGTTCTCTTGCCCCCCTCTTTAAATACGCCTGTGAACAGCAGTGGTTGGAGTAATCTTTCACGAATGGAATCAAGTACCTGTTTTCATTGTCCCACAGCTGCATTTCAATCCTCAGCTCTGCTTTTTTGTCTGAGGAGTCCTTCTTAATTGGAGACTCATTGGAATTGTCGCGTCTTTGTTCCTAATTCATTATTGTTGTGCTCGTGATCTTCCTTAAGCTATACTCGATCATAAATTGCTTGTTGTCTACTGCTGCTGACTATTGTCTTGTCTCTTCAATAGACGCTGCAAGCCAACATACAACAACAAGGACAACAAGGAGAATAGGTGCGGAAGcagcctccaccttccccGCGCCTAACTGCACCGTGGTGATTTTTTGTGCCTGAGCAGAATATCCATTGGATGATCGACTGCGTGATGCAAGTTCCggaggagcaggaaggCCATCTCGCCATCTCGAGTAAACAAATCTTCGTTTGACAAATAGTACATATTAACCACCCCTTATACACACACTCCGGCCCACACAGCCGTTATTATGCCTTCCACAACTGACCCTCTCGCCGACTCCCGCGCATCCCCTCAGTCTCCCCGTTCTATCCCCACCGCCAACCTCAAcaatctctctctcctttccgAATCCTCTACTGGTTCTTGGGAACGCGGCAGGATGGCGGGCAACGCTCGTTCACCGCCTACAAATTCTATCCTTGCCGACTCGCTCGCAGCTGGTGTTGCTCCCGTAGCGGCGGGTGTAAATGTGGTCGAAGGCGGTAACGACTTATCCCCATCTAGTGGAGCCAAAAGTTTGAGGTCTGGCGGAGCCtaccctcaacctcaacgtCCTTGGCCCGCTGACAAGGGCCTTTCCCGTCCTAACCCTGCTACTGGTAGGGTATCCTTCCCGTCTGTTCCCCAGTATGCTCGTCAGGCGCGTGAAGGCTACGGCTTCCGCCCCAGGTCTGGTCAGACTACCCCTACCACCGGTGCGGAAGCTAGTTTGACTTATCCTTTCCCCAGTACCAGCTCTTCTAGAGTTCCAAGGCCcaaagaggatgacgatgatctTGATCATAGACCGGATGGGAAGTCAATGGACGAATTGAGGGGCGAGGTCAGGGAAGAACTGGATAAACAGGGGTTGGTGCAGGCTGCCAAAGGGGTTGTTGAACCTCACATGGGTATCTCTGGGAttgctgatgaagagggtCTCGGATGGCCTGGTAAGTATCCTAGCGTCATTTTTATGAAACCACCGAAAAATTGACACCCCGATTAGCCAAGTCCACACATCTCCGTCTGCACTCCACCCCCGAAGAGAAGTCCGCCAACATGGAGCTCCTCACCTCTGCTCTTCGAACCGTGCTTGAATGCATTGGTGAAGACCCTGACCGGGAAGGATTGCAACGTACCCCAGAAAGATATGCCAAAGCTTTGTTGTGGATGACTAAGGGTTACGAGGAGAGGCTTGTAGATGTAATCAACGATGCAGTCTTTGCGGAAGACCACGATGAGATGGTTATCGTGAGGGATATTGAGGTATTTAGTCTTTGCGAGCATCACTTGGTTCCTTTCACTGGAAAGGTATGTTACTGTTGCGTCGGCTTCGTGGGTTATGCTAATGCTCTGATAGATTTCTATTGGCTATA
This window of the Cryptococcus neoformans var. neoformans B-3501A chromosome 2, whole genome shotgun sequence genome carries:
- a CDS encoding hypothetical protein (HMMPfam hit to GTP_cyclohydroI, GTP cyclohydrolase I, score: 192.2, E(): 1e-54), with the translated sequence MPSTTDPLADSRASPQSPRSIPTANLNNLSLLSESSTGSWERGRMAGNARSPPTNSILADSLAAGVAPVAAGVNVVEGGNDLSPSSGAKSLRSGGAYPQPQRPWPADKGLSRPNPATGRVSFPSVPQYARQAREGYGFRPRSGQTTPTTGAEASLTYPFPSTSSSRVPRPKEDDDDLDHRPDGKSMDELRGEVREELDKQGLVQAAKGVVEPHMGISGIADEEGLGWPAKSTHLRLHSTPEEKSANMELLTSALRTVLECIGEDPDREGLQRTPERYAKALLWMTKGYEERLVDVINDAVFAEDHDEMVIVRDIEVFSLCEHHLVPFTGKISIGYIPSKLVLGLSKLARIAETFSRRLQVQERLTKQVALAVEEAIRPRGVAVVMEASHMCMSMRGVQKPGATTVTSTMLGCFRQQQKTREEFLTLIRTPSAARH